The Oryzihumus leptocrescens sequence GAGGTCGAGCTCGAACGCCGCTGCGCGGGGGAGTTCTGGTGGCCGATGGTCGAGCGCCGGGACCTGTGGCCGTGAGCCGGCGGCTCAGCGCAGGCGGGCCAGCTCGCGGCCGAGGTTGACCCGGGCGGCGGCCTCCCACTCGCGCAGCGCCGCCGTGGTGCGGTAGATCCGGTCCCGGTGCAGCAGCGGCTCGAGGATGGCGGCCCGCCCAGCGCGGTAGACGTCCTCCTCGACGTGGGCGTACTCCTCGCGGACCTGGGCGCAGTACTCGTCGAACCGCTCCGCGGGGGCGGAGAGCACCCACAGGTCGGCGTCGTGGAACGCCGCACCGACGGGCTCGTCACCATCGAGGTCGTGGCCGGCGGTCATCTCCACCAGTGCGGCCACCGCCTGCCGGTCGTCCTCGTCGAAGCCCAGCTGCCGCAACGACTCCCGGGCCAGGTCGGCGCTCGCGGCCTCGTTGGCCCCGGGCAGCGCCTGCGGGTCGTAGACCGCGTCGTGGAACCAGGCGGCGACCCGGCCGAGCGTGCCGCCACGGTCGTCGACGGCGCCGGCCAGCTCGAGGTCCTCCAGCGCCCAGAACATCTCCACCAGGTGCGTGGTGGTGTGGTAGCGCCGGGTGGGGTCGGTCCAGCGCGCGAGCAGGCTCGAGCCGACAGCGGTGACGGTGTCGTTGTGGGCGGCCGGTGCGAGGCTGCGGACGTCGAGGGTCCACCACGTGATGAGGGCAGGCACGGGCGCCAGTGTGTCAGGCGGCGAGCTCGTCCGGCAGGTCCTGCGCGTGCAGCACGGTGAGCGCGGAGACGGCGCGGGTGAGGATGACGTAGAGCCGGCGCAGCCCGGTGCGGGGGTCCGGCTCCGCGGCCGCGATCGCCGTCGGCTCCAGCACCACGACCCGGTCGAACTCCAGGCCCTTGGCCACGGTGGCCGGCACGAGGTCGACCTGGTGGTCGACGTCGCCGTGGTCGAAGCCCAGCACCCCGTGCTCGATCCCGTTGCGGGACAACGCCTTCGAGGCCTCGTCGAGGTCCGCGTCGGGCACGATGACGCCCACCGAACCGGCCTCCGCGGACATCGCCGCGACGGTCTCGGCCAGCCGGTCCAGCAGCTCACCGGCAGCCACCCGGGTGATGTCCAGACGACCGGGGTTCTCACGCACCGACTTCGGCGCACCCAGCCCCGGGGCCATCGACGGCAGCAGCTGCGCCGCGTAGTCGATGACGCTGGCCGGCACGCGGAACCCGCGGTCGAGCACCTCGACGTGGCCGCCCGGCTTGCCCAGGTGCGTCAGGGAGGACTCCCACGAGTCCGTCGCCCACGGGGTGGTGCCTTGCGCGATGTCCCCCAGCACCGTCGCAGAGCCGGTCGAGCAGCGCCGGCCGACGGCGCGCAGCTGCATCGGGGAGAGGTCCTGCGCCTCGTCGAGGACCACGTGCCCCAGGCTGCCGGTGCGCGAGAGGTGGTCGGCCAGCTCGTCGAGCAGGACGCAGTCGTGCACCGACCAGCGCGCCGAGCCCTTGGCGCGCGGCGGGTTCGGCCACACCAGCAGCTCCAGCTCGTCGCGGTCGAGCAGGTCCTCGGCGTGCCGGGACAGCACCGCGGCGTCGGCCAGCAGCTCGAACAGCACCGCCTTCGGGTCGAGCGCCGGCCAGACCTGCGCGGCATACAGCTTGACCGCGGTGCTGCGGGCCACGGCGTCCTGGACCCGGTCGTCGGGGGAGTCGCCGGCGGCCTCCATGCGCAGCAGGACGGCGTGGGCGAGCCGCTGGGGCAGCATCTGCCGTGCTGCCTCGTAGCGCACCCCTCGGGTGCGCAGCTCGCCGAGGATCTCCTCCACCTCGTATGCCGGGACGCGCCACTTGCGCGCGCCGCGCGGCACCACCAGGGCGTCCTGCGGGCTGCCCACGTGCGACCACACCGCGCGGCGCAGCAGCTCGGCCATGCGCGGGTCACCCTTGAGCACCGCCGTGTCGACCGGGTCCGCGCCGCGCACCGGCACCGAGGCGACGAGGTCCTCGATGGTGGCGTGGCGGACCTCGACCTCGCCGAGGGCCGGCAGGACCGCGCCGATGTGGTCGAGGAAGGCGCGGTTGGGCCCGATGACCAGCACCCCGGTGCGGGCGAGCCGCTCGCGGAAGGCGTAGAGCAGCCAGGCGGCGCGGTGCAGGCCGACCGCGGTCTTGCCGGTGCCCGGCGCCCCCTGGACGCAGACCGTGGTGCCGACGTCGGCGCGGACGATCTCGTCCTGCTCGGGCTGGATGGTCGCCACGATGTCGCGCATCGGTCCCTCGCGCGGGCGCTCGATCTCGCTGGCCAGGATCTGGCTGCGCACCTCGTGCTCGGCCCGGTCGGTCAGGTGCTCGTCCTCGTAGGCGGTCAGCCTGCCGCGGTCGATGCCGAAGCGCCGGCGCAGGGTGACCCCCATCGGCGCGGTGCGTGAGGCCCGGTAGAACGCCGTCGACACCTCGGCGCGCCAGTCGATGACGACCGGGTCGCCCTGCTCGTCGGCGACGTGCCGGCGGCCGATGTACCACCGTTCCATCCCGTTGCCGTCGGTGGTCGG is a genomic window containing:
- a CDS encoding HD domain-containing protein, whose amino-acid sequence is MPALITWWTLDVRSLAPAAHNDTVTAVGSSLLARWTDPTRRYHTTTHLVEMFWALEDLELAGAVDDRGGTLGRVAAWFHDAVYDPQALPGANEAASADLARESLRQLGFDEDDRQAVAALVEMTAGHDLDGDEPVGAAFHDADLWVLSAPAERFDEYCAQVREEYAHVEEDVYRAGRAAILEPLLHRDRIYRTTAALREWEAAARVNLGRELARLR
- a CDS encoding HelD family protein, yielding MSVSPELQRERDHLARARAELARMREQTLSLDAHGGDRVSSEFLAATLHRRAASLADDPTSTLFFGRIDRDASADPTTDGNGMERWYIGRRHVADEQGDPVVIDWRAEVSTAFYRASRTAPMGVTLRRRFGIDRGRLTAYEDEHLTDRAEHEVRSQILASEIERPREGPMRDIVATIQPEQDEIVRADVGTTVCVQGAPGTGKTAVGLHRAAWLLYAFRERLARTGVLVIGPNRAFLDHIGAVLPALGEVEVRHATIEDLVASVPVRGADPVDTAVLKGDPRMAELLRRAVWSHVGSPQDALVVPRGARKWRVPAYEVEEILGELRTRGVRYEAARQMLPQRLAHAVLLRMEAAGDSPDDRVQDAVARSTAVKLYAAQVWPALDPKAVLFELLADAAVLSRHAEDLLDRDELELLVWPNPPRAKGSARWSVHDCVLLDELADHLSRTGSLGHVVLDEAQDLSPMQLRAVGRRCSTGSATVLGDIAQGTTPWATDSWESSLTHLGKPGGHVEVLDRGFRVPASVIDYAAQLLPSMAPGLGAPKSVRENPGRLDITRVAAGELLDRLAETVAAMSAEAGSVGVIVPDADLDEASKALSRNGIEHGVLGFDHGDVDHQVDLVPATVAKGLEFDRVVVLEPTAIAAAEPDPRTGLRRLYVILTRAVSALTVLHAQDLPDELAA